From a region of the Nocardia sp. XZ_19_385 genome:
- a CDS encoding GlsB/YeaQ/YmgE family stress response membrane protein — MRIFGMLLFAILIGPLVGALARLVLPGKQNISFFKTWALGTLGAFIGGIVALIFGLDSTSGIDWAQWALQIVCAAVLIAAASRSSLVRR, encoded by the coding sequence ATGCGGATTTTCGGGATGCTGTTGTTCGCCATTCTTATCGGGCCGCTCGTCGGCGCCTTAGCCAGGCTGGTTTTGCCTGGGAAGCAGAATATTTCGTTCTTCAAGACCTGGGCGCTGGGCACACTCGGCGCCTTCATCGGCGGGATCGTCGCGCTGATTTTCGGGCTCGATTCCACCAGCGGCATCGACTGGGCCCAGTGGGCTCTGCAGATCGTCTGCGCCGCGGTGTTGATCGCGGCGGCCAGTCGATCCAGCCTCGTTCGCAGGTAG
- a CDS encoding MFS transporter — translation MTAVVEPEIRQIEMGYLPGSPGYRRVLVALFAAGMATFVLLYDTQALLPEFVDAFGISPAQSTLVMSVTTAALALALLVFGPLSEAVGRTRLIHFSLISSAVIALACAFAPSWDALLALRLLGGIALAGLPAVATAYLREELHPSTHARAAGLYIGGTALGGMAGRLVTAPIAEAAGWRWALVAAAGVALICAVIVALTLPASRNFVARPARPRNILAMARGALSDRALLALYVIGACSVGALVAVFNALGFRLTSSPFHLGVGVVSLVYLVYPLGTISSTVSGRLADRLGRRAIMPVGSALALAGVGLTLSGWLPVVVAGVAVLTVGFFVTHGLASGWVAARAHASGASTSQAASFYLFAYYVGSSVFGSLGAHAWTSADWPGVVALTAALVTVAGVLSLALRRIPVLGASTIHESELKPLLHSRID, via the coding sequence GTGACCGCAGTTGTCGAGCCGGAGATCCGGCAGATCGAGATGGGATATCTGCCCGGCAGTCCGGGATATCGCCGGGTGCTGGTGGCGCTGTTCGCCGCCGGGATGGCGACATTCGTGCTGCTCTACGACACCCAGGCGCTGCTGCCGGAGTTCGTGGACGCGTTCGGTATCTCCCCCGCGCAGAGCACGCTGGTCATGTCGGTGACGACCGCCGCGCTGGCCCTCGCACTGCTGGTCTTCGGGCCGCTGTCCGAGGCGGTGGGCCGCACGCGGCTCATCCACTTCTCGCTGATCTCCTCGGCCGTGATCGCGCTGGCGTGTGCGTTCGCGCCCAGCTGGGATGCCTTGCTGGCGTTGCGGCTGCTGGGCGGAATCGCCCTCGCCGGCCTGCCCGCTGTGGCGACGGCGTATCTGCGTGAGGAACTGCACCCGTCCACGCACGCCCGCGCGGCGGGCCTCTACATCGGTGGGACCGCGCTCGGCGGCATGGCGGGGCGACTCGTAACCGCGCCGATCGCCGAGGCAGCCGGTTGGCGGTGGGCGCTGGTGGCCGCCGCTGGAGTCGCGTTGATCTGTGCGGTGATCGTCGCGCTCACCCTGCCCGCCTCCCGGAACTTCGTCGCGCGCCCGGCTCGGCCACGAAACATTCTGGCGATGGCCCGCGGTGCGCTGTCCGACCGAGCGCTGCTCGCGTTGTACGTGATCGGCGCCTGTTCGGTAGGAGCTTTGGTCGCGGTTTTCAATGCGCTCGGATTCCGGCTCACCAGTTCGCCTTTCCATCTCGGAGTCGGTGTGGTGAGCCTGGTCTATCTCGTCTATCCGCTCGGCACGATCAGCTCCACGGTGTCCGGCCGCCTCGCGGACCGCCTGGGCCGGCGAGCGATCATGCCGGTCGGCAGCGCGCTCGCGCTCGCCGGAGTGGGGCTCACCCTGTCGGGGTGGCTGCCGGTCGTCGTCGCGGGGGTCGCCGTACTCACCGTCGGCTTCTTCGTCACACACGGATTGGCCAGCGGCTGGGTGGCAGCTCGCGCGCACGCTTCCGGAGCCAGTACCAGTCAAGCCGCATCGTTCTATCTGTTTGCCTACTACGTCGGTTCGTCGGTGTTCGGCAGCCTCGGCGCGCACGCTTGGACCAGCGCGGACTGGCCTGGCGTCGTAGCACTGACGGCGGCGTTGGTAACCGTGGCGGGCGTCCTGTCGCTCGCGCTGCGTCGCATACCGGTGTTGGGCGCCAGCACAATTCACGAATCCGAGTTGAAACCGTTGCTACACAGCCGTATCGACTGA
- a CDS encoding LysR family transcriptional regulator, with translation MMLPVLLRDLDWLVALADHQHLTDTAAILGVSQPTLSRALARIEAELGTRLFERVPSGVRLNPNGELVVATARDLIGRYDQLTVELAARLNPDSGVVRLAFLDSMATSLVPQLLRGFHEHAPGVRVLLSQEPHHHIRNDLQSGAVELAVTSWQEPGNFGWLPLQRERLVLVVPPAHPLRSRKRITLAALSNDEFVTTPVGFGYRTLIDALFAEAGVIPRISFESADLATIEGLVAAGLGVAILPEQFAGASGTIGLPLTTPAARRTIGLTWRTDHPLPPPAARFHHFLESTWPKP, from the coding sequence ATGATGCTGCCTGTGCTGCTGCGCGACCTCGACTGGCTGGTGGCCCTCGCCGACCACCAGCACCTCACCGACACCGCCGCGATCCTCGGCGTCAGCCAGCCCACCCTCTCCCGCGCCCTGGCTCGTATCGAAGCCGAACTCGGCACCCGCCTGTTCGAACGCGTTCCGTCCGGCGTCCGCTTGAACCCGAACGGCGAACTCGTCGTCGCCACCGCCCGCGACCTGATCGGCCGCTACGACCAACTCACCGTCGAACTGGCCGCCCGCCTGAACCCCGACAGCGGCGTAGTCCGCCTGGCCTTCCTCGATTCGATGGCCACCTCGCTGGTCCCGCAACTCCTGCGCGGCTTCCACGAACACGCCCCCGGCGTCCGAGTCCTACTCAGCCAGGAACCCCACCACCACATTCGCAACGACCTGCAGTCGGGCGCCGTCGAACTGGCGGTCACCTCCTGGCAGGAGCCAGGCAACTTCGGCTGGCTTCCACTCCAACGCGAACGCCTGGTCCTCGTCGTCCCCCCGGCCCACCCCCTCCGATCCCGCAAACGAATCACCCTCGCCGCTTTGTCCAACGACGAATTCGTCACCACCCCGGTAGGTTTCGGCTACCGCACCCTCATCGACGCCCTCTTCGCCGAAGCCGGAGTAATCCCACGGATCTCCTTCGAAAGCGCCGACCTCGCCACCATCGAAGGCCTCGTAGCCGCCGGCCTGGGCGTCGCCATCCTCCCCGAACAATTCGCCGGCGCCTCCGGCACCATCGGCCTCCCCCTGACCACCCCCGCCGCCCGCCGCACCATCGGCCTCACCTGGCGCACCGACCACCCCCTACCCCCACCCGCCGCCCGCTTCCACCACTTCCTCGAATCCACCTGGCCCAAGCCCTAA
- a CDS encoding chloramphenicol phosphotransferase, which yields MRKGLPGRVIFLNGTSSSGKTTLARAIQDESESPFLHWGIDTLFAMVPPKWGGGLDGPLSRDGFWYDRAEHDVDGHPLVVVRYGSSGLRMLRSGCAAAAAFAHGGNDVVVDEMLLSPELMPLWMSALSGLDALVVAVRCPLEVAEQREVARGNERGLARGHLRTVHRHDVRYDLSVDTSTATPAELARTVLRRV from the coding sequence GTGCGGAAGGGCTTGCCCGGGCGGGTGATCTTTCTCAACGGGACGTCGAGTTCTGGGAAGACGACGTTGGCGCGGGCGATCCAGGATGAGAGCGAGAGTCCGTTTCTGCACTGGGGGATCGACACGCTCTTCGCGATGGTGCCGCCGAAATGGGGTGGGGGACTGGACGGTCCGCTCAGTCGCGATGGATTCTGGTATGACCGGGCCGAGCATGATGTGGATGGGCATCCGCTGGTGGTGGTTCGGTATGGGTCGTCGGGTTTGCGGATGTTGCGTTCGGGCTGTGCGGCGGCTGCCGCGTTCGCGCATGGTGGGAACGACGTCGTTGTCGACGAGATGCTGCTCAGTCCGGAACTGATGCCGTTGTGGATGTCGGCGCTGTCTGGCCTCGATGCGCTGGTTGTGGCTGTGAGGTGTCCGCTGGAAGTGGCCGAGCAGCGGGAGGTCGCGCGGGGCAATGAGCGGGGGCTGGCTCGTGGTCACCTGCGGACTGTTCATCGGCACGATGTGCGCTATGACCTGAGTGTCGATACCAGCACGGCAACGCCTGCTGAACTTGCCAGAACCGTGCTCCGGCGGGTTTGA